In Aureibaculum algae, the following are encoded in one genomic region:
- a CDS encoding alkaline phosphatase has translation MNRRKFFKKGSLLTLGATLLNPINILASGNNNELAFRGKKAKNIIIIISDGMSIGTLNMADLYLSRKTGVGTNWLQLYKDNLVSRGLMDMASASSIVTDSAAASSSWGGGERVYSGSINMGTKGETHMPLWQKFKSVGKKAGCVTTVPITHATPAGFCVNEKSRHAQDKIAEKYLEQKFDVMMRGGDNYFSSEKRKDKKDMYGSFISSGYQVVKTRKQMMEAEDNRPILGVFSEDGLPYSIDRENSKELQQNVPSLAEMTQKAISLMKDNSKGFVLQVEAGKVDWAAHGNDISGLIGDQVAHDEAIKVAIDFATKDEETLVIITTDHGNANPGLIYGNEANDNFDSIQHYKHTNDWILKGLGKETSMSRIKERVKYANDVILSDDEAKKLLSYYTDLKTEDGLYNPRHLPFKVLAEIQQQHNSVGWISMKHSADYVELAMFGPGSHMLKPFIKNTELHYFMLEAAEVENNF, from the coding sequence ATGAATAGAAGAAAATTTTTCAAGAAAGGATCGCTACTTACGTTAGGAGCAACTTTATTAAATCCTATCAATATTCTTGCTAGTGGTAACAATAATGAATTAGCATTTAGGGGAAAAAAAGCTAAAAATATAATTATAATAATTAGTGATGGGATGAGTATAGGTACCTTAAATATGGCAGACTTATACCTCTCTAGAAAAACGGGAGTGGGGACTAATTGGTTACAATTGTACAAGGATAATCTGGTAAGTAGAGGGTTAATGGATATGGCTTCAGCAAGTTCTATTGTAACAGATTCTGCCGCTGCAAGTTCTTCATGGGGTGGAGGTGAACGTGTTTATAGCGGTTCTATAAATATGGGTACCAAAGGAGAAACTCATATGCCATTATGGCAAAAATTTAAGAGTGTAGGAAAAAAAGCTGGGTGCGTAACAACTGTGCCAATTACTCATGCAACTCCAGCAGGATTTTGCGTAAATGAAAAGTCACGACACGCTCAAGATAAGATAGCAGAAAAATACTTAGAGCAGAAATTTGATGTAATGATGAGGGGTGGTGATAATTATTTTTCTTCCGAGAAAAGGAAAGATAAAAAAGATATGTATGGTAGTTTTATATCTTCCGGATATCAAGTAGTTAAAACTAGGAAGCAGATGATGGAGGCGGAAGATAATAGACCTATTCTAGGCGTCTTTTCGGAAGATGGCTTACCTTATTCAATAGATAGAGAGAACAGTAAAGAACTACAGCAAAATGTTCCGAGTTTAGCTGAAATGACTCAGAAAGCAATAAGTTTGATGAAAGATAATTCTAAAGGGTTTGTACTTCAAGTAGAAGCAGGAAAAGTAGATTGGGCAGCACACGGAAATGATATTTCGGGTCTTATTGGAGATCAGGTTGCTCATGATGAGGCCATAAAGGTAGCTATTGATTTCGCAACTAAGGATGAAGAAACTTTAGTGATTATAACCACAGATCATGGTAATGCAAATCCAGGTTTAATTTACGGTAATGAAGCTAATGATAATTTTGATTCTATTCAACATTATAAACATACCAATGATTGGATTTTAAAAGGTTTAGGAAAAGAAACTTCTATGTCTCGAATAAAAGAACGTGTAAAATATGCCAATGATGTTATCCTTTCTGATGATGAGGCGAAAAAGTTATTAAGTTATTATACCGATTTAAAAACTGAAGATGGATTGTACAATCCCAGACATCTACCTTTTAAAGTATTAGCCGAAATTCAACAACAACATAATTCGGTAGGTTGGATTAGTATGAAACATTCGGCTGATTATGTAGAATTAGCAATGTTTGGACCAGGAAGCCACATGCTAAAACCATTTATAAAAAACACAGAATTACATTATTTTATGCTAGAAGCGGCAGAAGTTGAGAATAATTTTTAA